One Portunus trituberculatus isolate SZX2019 chromosome 7, ASM1759143v1, whole genome shotgun sequence genomic window carries:
- the LOC123519625 gene encoding uncharacterized protein LOC123519625 isoform X2 — protein sequence MQDGEDLMFLASLFSQAYCCRLRAEQNRLEKVSNNLVKGVSNLLETIEGNSPWEATWRWCKDTNRATLSDLLAKATAANCPVTAAFLQKAGAWSFFSGTSGSSALHAALEAGHQGMAELLIRELGGCPYVLDTYGRLPIDLMTDEERRKLEERLFEEEREKLKDLVLRQKAYREKEAVRRAIYVQKVLFRSYKKNKNRNLSDINGRTTLLLASRKGLLQLTHMLLQVGRLPVDKVLDNICGTTALHEAASHGQDGCVSLLLSVGADSQQRDTYGQTPRLLAAMFGNTSTFDLLAYQERQDSPCRAGTTATQVQQNFKLYHNMYFKYSHNLIKPFDRHCPENVIKKILKAIDVEKLQQEAVDFSKGEALEVKEAVMEELNTIIKKVSSANPIYRGELKLTGSSQDGSKLYAPDEFDVNIVIKVNDVKVKLVALHPPSYIDEMVEVWRRGKTIMSLEEIDDITLYRAFDIEE from the exons ATGCAAGATGGAGAAGATCTGATGTTCCTGGCTTCCCTCTTCTCACAGGCCTACTGCTGTCGTCTGCGTGCTGAGCAGAATCGTCTGGAAAAGGTCAGCAACAACCTTGTCAAGGGCGTAAGTAATCTTCTGGAAACCATCGAAGGAAATTCTCCTTGGGAAGCTACTTGGCGATGGTGCAAAGATACCAACCGTGCAACACTGAGTGACCTCCTAGCAAAGGCAACGGCTGCTAACTGTCCCGTGACTGCCGCCTTTCTCCAGAAGGCGGGGGCATGGTCTTTCTTTAGTGGAACTTCGGGTAGCAGTGCCTTACACGCAGCACTGGAGGCTGGTCATCAGGGCATGGCTGAGCTGTTGATCAGGGAACTCGGGGGGTGCCCGTACGTGCTCGACACATACGGTCGCCTCCCAATAGATTTGATGACCGATGAGGAGCGAAGAAAGCTTGAGGAA AGGCTCttcgaggaggagagggagaaattgAAGGATTTGGTGCTTCGCCAGAAGGCATATCGCGAGAAAGAAGCAGTTCGGAGAGCAATATATGTACAGAAGGTTCTTTTCCGCAgctacaagaagaacaaaaatcgGAATTTATCAGATATTAATGGCCGCACCACTCTGCTATTAGCATCTCGCAAAGGTTTACTCCAGCTAACTCATATGCTGCTGCAAGTGGGGCGTCTCCCCGTGGACAAGGTGCTTGATAATATATGCGGTACCACAGCTCTCCACGAGGCGGCCTCGCACGGCCAGGATGGCTGCGTGTCGCTGCTGTTGAGTGTCGGCGCTGACAGTCAGCAACGGGATACCTATGGCCAAACGCCTCGCCTCCTCGCCGCAATGTTTGGAAACACGAGTACTTTTGACCTGCTGGCCTACCAAGAGAGGCAGGACTCTCCTTGCCGCGCGGGTACCACTGCCACGCAAGTACAGCAAAACTTCAAGTTATACCATAACATGTATTTTAAATATAGCCACAACTTGATAAAGCCTTTTGACCGCCACTGTCCCGAGaatgtcataaaaaaaatattaaaagcaaTAGATGTAGAAAAACTGCAGCAGGAGGCAGTAGACTTTTCAAAAGGAGAAGCACTCGAGGTAAAGGAGGCTGTGATGGAAGAATTAAACACCATCATAAAAAAAGTATCCTCAGCAAATCCTATTTATCGCGGTGAACTGAAGCTGACAGGTAGTTCTCAAGATGGCTCCAAGCTATACGCTCCCGATGAGTTTGATGTGAACATTGTGATCAAAGTCAACGacgtaaaagtaaaa TTGGTGGCCCTGCATCCCCCCTCCTATATTGATGAAATGGTAGAAGTTTGGCGGAGGGGCAAGACTATAATGAGTCTTGAGGAGATTGATGACATCACTCTGTACAGGGCTTTtgacat TGAAGAATAA
- the LOC123519625 gene encoding uncharacterized protein LOC123519625 isoform X1, which produces MQDGEDLMFLASLFSQAYCCRLRAEQNRLEKVSNNLVKGVSNLLETIEGNSPWEATWRWCKDTNRATLSDLLAKATAANCPVTAAFLQKAGAWSFFSGTSGSSALHAALEAGHQGMAELLIRELGGCPYVLDTYGRLPIDLMTDEERRKLEERLFEEEREKLKDLVLRQKAYREKEAVRRAIYVQKVLFRSYKKNKNRNLSDINGRTTLLLASRKGLLQLTHMLLQVGRLPVDKVLDNICGTTALHEAASHGQDGCVSLLLSVGADSQQRDTYGQTPRLLAAMFGNTSTFDLLAYQERQDSPCRAGTTATQVQQNFKLYHNMYFKYSHNLIKPFDRHCPENVIKKILKAIDVEKLQQEAVDFSKGEALEVKEAVMEELNTIIKKVSSANPIYRGELKLTGSSQDGSKLYAPDEFDVNIVIKVNDVKVKLVALHPPSYIDEMVEVWRRGKTIMSLEEIDDITLYRAFDISASDHSVDPPHVKIEAGQVRVQAISATYALVQEAATAPAVATAVEELIATARALADVAHAGEEIAHAVKPAAEEVSSYAQAVGGAAWAQEAAAREIAEASRLKQLYLKTEIENAKKNNEINVRGCT; this is translated from the exons ATGCAAGATGGAGAAGATCTGATGTTCCTGGCTTCCCTCTTCTCACAGGCCTACTGCTGTCGTCTGCGTGCTGAGCAGAATCGTCTGGAAAAGGTCAGCAACAACCTTGTCAAGGGCGTAAGTAATCTTCTGGAAACCATCGAAGGAAATTCTCCTTGGGAAGCTACTTGGCGATGGTGCAAAGATACCAACCGTGCAACACTGAGTGACCTCCTAGCAAAGGCAACGGCTGCTAACTGTCCCGTGACTGCCGCCTTTCTCCAGAAGGCGGGGGCATGGTCTTTCTTTAGTGGAACTTCGGGTAGCAGTGCCTTACACGCAGCACTGGAGGCTGGTCATCAGGGCATGGCTGAGCTGTTGATCAGGGAACTCGGGGGGTGCCCGTACGTGCTCGACACATACGGTCGCCTCCCAATAGATTTGATGACCGATGAGGAGCGAAGAAAGCTTGAGGAA AGGCTCttcgaggaggagagggagaaattgAAGGATTTGGTGCTTCGCCAGAAGGCATATCGCGAGAAAGAAGCAGTTCGGAGAGCAATATATGTACAGAAGGTTCTTTTCCGCAgctacaagaagaacaaaaatcgGAATTTATCAGATATTAATGGCCGCACCACTCTGCTATTAGCATCTCGCAAAGGTTTACTCCAGCTAACTCATATGCTGCTGCAAGTGGGGCGTCTCCCCGTGGACAAGGTGCTTGATAATATATGCGGTACCACAGCTCTCCACGAGGCGGCCTCGCACGGCCAGGATGGCTGCGTGTCGCTGCTGTTGAGTGTCGGCGCTGACAGTCAGCAACGGGATACCTATGGCCAAACGCCTCGCCTCCTCGCCGCAATGTTTGGAAACACGAGTACTTTTGACCTGCTGGCCTACCAAGAGAGGCAGGACTCTCCTTGCCGCGCGGGTACCACTGCCACGCAAGTACAGCAAAACTTCAAGTTATACCATAACATGTATTTTAAATATAGCCACAACTTGATAAAGCCTTTTGACCGCCACTGTCCCGAGaatgtcataaaaaaaatattaaaagcaaTAGATGTAGAAAAACTGCAGCAGGAGGCAGTAGACTTTTCAAAAGGAGAAGCACTCGAGGTAAAGGAGGCTGTGATGGAAGAATTAAACACCATCATAAAAAAAGTATCCTCAGCAAATCCTATTTATCGCGGTGAACTGAAGCTGACAGGTAGTTCTCAAGATGGCTCCAAGCTATACGCTCCCGATGAGTTTGATGTGAACATTGTGATCAAAGTCAACGacgtaaaagtaaaa TTGGTGGCCCTGCATCCCCCCTCCTATATTGATGAAATGGTAGAAGTTTGGCGGAGGGGCAAGACTATAATGAGTCTTGAGGAGATTGATGACATCACTCTGTACAGGGCTTTtgacat AAGTGCCTCAGACCATTCTGTTGATCCCCCACACGTGAAGATAGAGGCAGGACAAGTGCGTGTGCAGGCAATCTCTGCCACTTATGCCCTTGTCCAGGAGGCAGCAACTGCTCCAGCAGTGGCAACAGCAGTAGAAGAGCTAATAGCAACTGCACGTGCATTGGCGGATGTTGCACATGCAGGAGAGGAAATTGCACATGCTGTGAAGCCGGCTGCAGAGGAGGTATCTTCATATGCACAGGCCGTGGGAGGAGCTGCATGGGCACAGGAAGCAGCTgcaagggaaatagcagaagcTAGTAGACTAAAACAATTATATCTGAAAACAGAAAttgaaaatgcaaagaaaaacaatgaaataaatgttAGAGGATGCACATAG